The following proteins come from a genomic window of Lolium rigidum isolate FL_2022 chromosome 5, APGP_CSIRO_Lrig_0.1, whole genome shotgun sequence:
- the LOC124657511 gene encoding BURP domain-containing protein 4-like, which translates to MAADPVTRNDRAEPSPSQENGFGASSYAEHWGRNPSASASLVPGAQTRHWHIKVKTGMLFLKKILHVGTILPEGTMFARADMPKPDSSVSTPLEPKYFATIVSRFKIPYNSMKAKQVAETLHSCVKPIDREEPHVCTSSRKAMARFATTALGSNLTQAAFTRIRGHESPTTRYVVAQIAQLSNHTVACHPMDFPYEVFYCHRPKEVQALRVQLNDMKNGMTRVTATIMCHMNTSNWDKEYFELLGGERGEPVCHYMPQNYIMFY; encoded by the exons ATGGCTGCTGACCCAGTAACAAGGAATGACAGGGCTGAACCGTCACCATCTC AGGAAAATGGTTTTGGTGCAAGTTCTTATGCGGAACACTGGGGCAGAAATCCTTCAGCTTCTG CTTCTCTAGTTCCTGGAGCGCAAACAAGACACTGGCACATAAAAGTTAAAACTGGCATGTTGTTCTTGAAGAAGATTTTGCATGTTGGCACTATACTACCAGAAGGCACCATGTTTGCACGAGCTGATATGCCAAAGCCTGATAGTTCGGTCTCTACCCCATTGGAGCCAAAGTATTTCGCAACAATTGTATCGCGCTTCAAGATACCTTACAACTCCATGAAGGCAAAGCAGGTAGCCGAGACCCTTCATTCATGCGTCAAGCCTATTGACAGGGAGGAGCCTCACGTGTGCACCTCATCTCGCAAAGCAATGGCAAGGTTTGCCACTACAGCTTTAGGATCAAACCTCACACAAGCAGCCTTCACAAGGATTCGAGGGCATGAAAGCCCCACAACTAGGTACGTTGTGGCACAGATCGCCCAACTCAGCAATCATACAGTGGCATGCCACCCTATGGATTTTCCATATGAGGTGTTTTATTGCCATCGGCCAAAAGAAGTGCAGGCTTTGAGGGTGCAACTCAATGATATGAAAAATGGCATGACACGCGTTACAGCTACCATCATGTGCCACATGAACACATCCAACTGGGACAAGGAGTACTTTGAATTGCTGGGCGGAGAGCGCGGTGAACCAGTTTGCCATTATATGCCTCAGAATTACATCATGTTCTACTAG